In Periophthalmus magnuspinnatus isolate fPerMag1 chromosome 9, fPerMag1.2.pri, whole genome shotgun sequence, the sequence ATTAAGTGTAGAGTTAAGGTAATCTTCCTTAAGAGGCTTAATTACCGTATATATGCTAAAGTTGTTGATGTTATGAAATGTAAAAGACATATAGGTAGGTCCTGTTTCACCGTCCTATTTATGCTAAGAATGTGATGTTTCGTTTTCCAGGCTGCTGGAGCGTTTATGGCCTATGTTGGATCATATGTGTTCAAAACGTATGACAACTTTGACAGTTTCATCAACGACCGTTACACCCTCATCCCCGCAGTCATCATCATCAGCATCAGTGTCGTCATGTTCATCTTTGGCATTGTGGGATGCTGCTCCACGGTCCGGGAATCCAAAGTCGGCCTTAGCTGTGTAAGTATAGAAGAACAcaatacaacataaaatatgaattattattcatttatttatttagcagaAATTTGAGGTCAGTTCATGTGCTTCAACCTGAGGATGAGTGTCATTATGGTAGAATTTGAagctaaaattgccaaaaatgaTAGATATATGTTACtaatttctgtaaatatttggtctattgacaaaaacataataGCTAGTTCACATAGAAATAAAGCCACATCTAgcaaattattactttttttaatcttttgaacttgatttaaaatttcaaatagTTTATAACGCATCCTAACTgaactgtactttctactttcagTTCTTCCTGATCATTATGGTGATTTTTGTGGCTGAAGTGGCAGCGTTGGTGTGCGCCTTCATTTTCAGAGGCATGGTGAGTATTGAATTATGATGAGTTAAGTTTCTGGGAGTAGGAGTTTTTCTTAAGAGCTGTCCTGATTTTGTGTCACAGTTGCACAGTAGTTAAAacatgtgatgtgcagttgaTCTGTTTATGCTTTTGAGAGGTTTAAAAGATAGTTTAACCCTtaaccttaaaaaaaatactagcgGTTAGAACATAAAAATACCCTGTTCTAATTATAACCAGTCTGAGAACATGGGAAATTTAGATCTGTGTTTGAAATGGACAGTTTATCTGTATGGGAGGCAATATTCCTAAAAATTTGCTAGTAACTTGAAGGGAGGGGTTGAGATTTCCTGCCATGAAACACAACAAAGACGACGTAGTGATAAGGACATACTGGTATTTTGTCATTTCTATCCTTTTTATCTCATAATAACACATTAAAGCTGGGGTACTGCAGTTTTTTGTTAATAAGTACACTGTAAAAGCACTATCCAATTCAACCTAAGAATATGCTAACTGTAGCGTTCTTGATggataatacaaaaacatttataatattttttttagtaatgGTTATAAATGAGGCTCCTTGGTAAAATATagcttaggcctgtcatgataattactatatcaagttatcattcaatatattattattattatgtacaatCAATTttggaggtcagtatttatcttgGTACCATTTTAACCATATGAttcatttagaatagttttttggggataaGTCTACTCTGATTCTAGCGTTATTGTGTCAGGACCATAAATTAATTTCAGTATTCTACTATAAGGCGTTAATAAGCAGATAACAGTATTGTTTCCAAAGCATTGTATTTCATAACTTACCTCAATGCATAATGGCTCGTAAGGTCACCTATTGCTGAACCATTGTGTGGAAAAGCTTTATTCACAATCTGTAACAATTGTGTTAGCGCAAGTTAAACAGATTACACTGGGTCTGGATCTGGTGCGATCCTCACTGTGTGTCCTCTCCTGAACTCAAGTGTAAGGAGAACTCAGAGGAAATGGCTGACTAATGATGCTCTGTTTTGGCACAAAGTTGCAGATGAAGTACAGTTCCAGGAAATGCTTGATTACACACTGGTTAGATGCTAAAACTGCAAGTACtagataaaaatgtacatacagCAGAGCATTATGTGACAGAGGTTGGTATGACATGAGCATATTGTCATTCATTACATTTGCATTACTTAAGCGCTTATGTTTAAAGTGCGTcatttaaagttcaagtcttgGAGTGTGACAGCCCTGACAAAGAAACTGTCCATTAGTCTGCTGGATCTAGCCCGAAGGCTCCTATAACGTCATCCAGAATGCAGGAGGGTGAATCGTAAACCAATTTTTGAGTCTGATTAGTCTCATTACCTCAAATATTATTACGCGTTACATTTTTTTGAAGTGcgataatttcctccacaaataacaaaaactcctatcttattctacataaaaactcttaaccctgtagttttatttctgtacaacaatgttataatgtgattcatgtgttttgttttgtttttttgttttttttatatattagtttgtatttcagtctttttgtcaattctaaacatgttgaaaatgtgaacttcctattattaaaacattaattcCAAAGTCCTAGGTGCAATTGCAATGCCggccagaaaaatcacaattttgagaATGATATGAAAAAATTCTTCTTTTGGTGTGATTTTCATTTTAGATAAACAAGGATCTGGATCGTTCTATGAATGTTGTTTTTGCAAAGTACGATGGACAGGATGCAGACTCTAAAGCAGTGGATTACCTTCAGTCACAGGTTGGTATAGTCATGTGATCACAGCCTCTCACCCACATgattttaatactaaggaatagcttcaatactcaatacagattttgataccacaatgataaaaattaAGGTAGAATCTAATTTTTAACACTAAACAGTATTTTCTTTAGATTTACCACCACTAGTATAAGACTGCGTGGTAATGTAAAGACGTTTCTGAAATTATTTAAGAAAAGGAGGCCACATTTGCCCTGTTTATGtacaatacttttgacaaccctacattTTTGACACATGTATCTTTCTTGTGCCTTTACAGTTGCAGTGTTGTGGAGTGAAGAACTACACCAGTTGGACCAACACCACCTGGTTCTCCAGAAACAACACAGTGCCTTTGTCCTGCTGCAAACCCAACTCCACCTCATGCACTGGGAAACTGGACCAAGTAGATCTGCTCAACACAGAGGTATGTGAAGGATTAAGTAATGCTGAGAACATACTAGAGATTGACCCATATGAATGTTTAGAATCCAGGGCAGTGACGGCTGATAAATCCTGCTGATATTTGGTCGATATATAGGGCTGATTCAGATTATCTTCCCCAAAATATGTGATTTGAAATGACTACGATCACAATTACTGTTGATAAAGTGTATGGAATAATAACATCTATGGCAATGGTATTTTGCCATCTACAGCCATGTTTTACCTCAAATATGTAAAGAGGCATAGACATTGACTACGACTTGTGCTAttccataaaaaacaaaaacatatcctTGACACGATTTGCCCCGTTGTATGTGAACGTGGCATAGAGCGCATAAaacattttgtgcaatttttttttttgcccttaATTGTTCAAATGAAGCTTTATTTCTTCTGTTTAATCACATGATCATCCCAAACAAAATACCGGTCGGTGCTGGAGATAACTgctaaaaagtgtaaatatcagTCAGATGTGATATATCGGTCTATCTCCAGGTTTTATACATAGTAggacagaaaaatatatttttatttcgtaGGGACAATTGCAGCAATTGATTATTACAAccaaaaactgttttatttttaggaaATGTATAGTTGTTTACATTTCCTTATCAGGTATTAAGCAAcaatattaattatatttttattaatcattAACAAATGTCTAATTTTAAACTTTAGTACGGTCTGGTTTTGTTACGGTCAACATTTAACTGAACTAAActgttattattacattgtgACATTGGGTTAAGAGAATGAGCATTTTCTCAATATCTCTCCCACAATTTTACAACACCTATTGTTCTAGCGTCATAATAAAgccacattcactttcactcaAGTTAGAAAGGTAAGTAAATTCACTGTTACGTAACACTAAATGAATCTTGCTCCGTAAAAATGGCATCTTGCATTGGCACAGGACTGATGTAATCCAGTCTTTGATTTTTAATTTGTCAGGAAAAGAAATGTGCAAGTGTatgttctttttctctttttagcaGAGTTAAATGAATTTGTGCTCTATGCTTTCAGGGCTGTGAGGTGAAGCTGCTAACCCTCCTCCATGAGTCTTTGAGCTATGCCATGCTGGTCATTCTGGGATTTGCCATCGTcaaggtaataataataataataatgcattttatttataagcgcctttcaaaacacccaaggacactgtacaagataaaaattagataaaaacatacatatacaataaaaCAGGTACTGATGCCTCTGACCATTCACAACCACACGATACCTACACAAAATTCAGAATAattattttgacaataaaaaatgcaaaGACTGTCAGATTTTCAACAATGATATGAATGAAACTTCATTCAGAAATATTCTATAAACCAAAAGTACAAATTATTTCAACTATTatttggggcgacagtagctcagttggcagaGCGTTGTCCAAGTTGGTAGTTCAATTCTTTTGATATAATGTCATATCCGTGTACActggtgtctgaatgtgtgtgtgaatgggggagtggttccttaatgtaaagttcTTTGAGCACCTTGAAGGTTAAAAACGATGATTTGTGTTGACTACAATGCTGGCCATATCCACGGCTACAGTGTATCACAACTTCAAAACCTACGCTgcaacattttatattgtgtggGACGTTGTACTCTCATTTCTCTATTTAAACATTCACACTTGTAGCACTTCCGTGTACAAGTTTCAAGGTCTATTAATCCAAAAAAgactgattaaagattaaataaagtTACCCCTACATATTTATGATACTACAATAAGCAAAAGTTACAATCTTTTATACCAATTTATTGCTCGGaccaatattgtacatttagaatcgtgttttgtggataattctgatttatggtttggtttccatgttatcatttattgtctatatttacttcagtaatactGTATATCATACTTGAAAATTTGTtacgtgacaggcctactgggagtatgacatcacatttaCATTCTGAAAACCATCAGTCAACGAGACACTGAATATTAATTTTACTGGTGttgtttaattatattttatattttgtgtttgtcatTGCAGTTCTTTGGAATGCTGAGCGTGTGTGTGATCACCTGCAGATCCAACAGCAGGAGAAATGGCTACGAGTCTCTCTACGCTTAAAGAACTCACTTCTCATCCACACAGACTTTATGTAAATACGATGTGCATTTTTAGTGATGTGTAATTATTACAGTATCTTACAATCAAGACTCCTATAAAAGATTTTTATACACAATTCTttgctgtgtgttttgtttgattacctttaaaaaaaagttttcgacaataaatcattttgttcagtatatgtttaataaaaatgtatttaaaaaaaataataattgcatcAGATGACATACTTCAAAAGTTGCTTAAATAGTTATAactgtgaaataataaatacaaagttCATTGGAATAAATGAGTAAGTTTATTGGtgtctgtgttttgtaaatgttagaTTAAGGACTAAATGAATTAAACCTAGTCATTTTAGGACTGTACAAAGTGTATTTTTACCATGCTGTGTTTAGGTAGCTACACATATTAATGCTACTTTAATTGTTGCACATTTTTAATGGTTTTAGAAGCTTTAGCTGtaatattgaactgaatatttttttgttgtttttatacaaATTTAAATTGACCTGTTGTGAATGCAGAATAAAATAGAAGCACacccaaaacatttacttttcaaTAACTAAAAAGTCACGACAGCCAGGCACAATAAAAGAGAATCTGAACACGCTACTTTCAACGTTTACCTGTTGTAAGATCAATTGCGCCCCTTTGTGGCCAAACAGGGTTAATGCAGTGAGACATTTTtgtctgaaaaacatgaaataaaatctaACACTACAATACAAGCTTTAATGTAATATTCCACTAAAACTTTCTGCTCTAAATACTATGAATTTTAGCTCACTTTTTATTGCTCACTTTTTAACCCCTCCCCCATAAACTCTATAGTGCCCCATTACAAAAAGTAGGCACTTTTAGACAACTCATGCCTATTCTGTAGTAAATTTCCcataaatttatatatatatatatatatatatatatatatatatatatatatatatatatacatatacatatacacacacacacacacacacacacacccacccccacacacccacacacacccccacacacacacacacatacataaataaaaaataaaatatatcctGTTTATGTAACCCCTCTGACTCGGGTTGCTTATGAAGCCAGACAAATAAACCATCTGTTTGCAACATAACCGGCGAAAGTTGTACGCTGAATGGCAGAGTAATAACACTAGAGCAGATCCACCAAAGCTACAACTGAACAGTACGGGAAAGGTATATGAGAGAAGGAAACAACACATAACAGCGATGCACAGTGGCTGatggctctgagagaagaccacagagtccagtcaccatcacagtggcagacatccaggaaagaaTCTCAGGTACGAAAAACTGGACTACACCAGTCCTTGACATGAGCTATGCCTACTGCCTCAAGAAactcactgctctccatgagcgtctggcagcacaaatgaaccagctgctaatggaTGGGACTCAGCCTGAATGGCTAACCAAAGGGCGAATgatcctgatccagaaggatGTCTCAAAGGGTACAGTCCCATCCAACTGTCGGTCAATAACATGTCTCTCCACAgcatggaagctcatgtcatTGCGGcaagataagtgggcacatggatgagca encodes:
- the tspan36 gene encoding tetraspanin 36 — its product is MDCGIITSKTVLLFLSLIFWAAGAFMAYVGSYVFKTYDNFDSFINDRYTLIPAVIIISISVVMFIFGIVGCCSTVRESKVGLSCFFLIIMVIFVAEVAALVCAFIFRGMINKDLDRSMNVVFAKYDGQDADSKAVDYLQSQLQCCGVKNYTSWTNTTWFSRNNTVPLSCCKPNSTSCTGKLDQVDLLNTEGCEVKLLTLLHESLSYAMLVILGFAIVKFFGMLSVCVITCRSNSRRNGYESLYA